The DNA sequence GCAAAATCCAAACAGTACGGTAACGATAACAAGGTTACTCAAAACCAAGCATTTTATAAAAATGATGCTGTAGCATGGCAAAATGGTAAAAATAATACTATTTCTCAAGATCAAGACGGAATTAATAACTATGCTGATGCAAAACAGTTAGGATATGATAACACAATTACGCAGTTGCAAATTGGTTTTGACAATAAAGCATATGCTGATCAAACTGGAGATAATAACACCATCAGCCAAACTCAAATGGGAAATTCACATTATTCAAGAGATACCCAAATGGGATGTGATAACAACATCACTGTTTTCCAAGACAATAACCCTCATGGTGGCGATACATGTTGTGCACCTCCAATGCCACCTATCAAATGTCCAAAAGGAACCGTTGGTTGTCCTTAAAATCAACGACCTGATATTAATTCATCCTTTGGGAGAAGCTATTTGATGGCTTCTCCCTTTTATCCAAAATAATAAAATCATGAAAAATATATTCTTATCTATAGCAATAGTTACGAGCTTTCTAATGCATGCACAGAGCATAGATTTTAGTAATATTAATAGTTTAAATGTGTTAAATATCATGAACACACCTACTACCGATGTTTCTACCTTCACTTCAAAAAGCTCAGTTATCCAATTAGGAAATAATAATAGCGCTCTAGTTTATAATAAAAGTAAAAGTAGTGATTTGTTGATTCGGCAAACTGGTGATTTTAATACCACTTTAATGACCAATACGAATCCTAATTTAGAAAACAAACAAAAGGTAAATGTTGAAGGCGATAATAATTATATAGACATTACTGGTAACAATAGTAATTCGAAAGAAATGCAGCTTAATCTAAAAACAAACGATAAAATGATTTTTGTACGACACTATTAATTTAAAATAAAAAGGATGAAAAATATTAGTAAAAGCATAAGTCTTATTTTCCTCTTCCTCTTTGGAATTAATTCTAATGCACAGGACTCCAACAAAGTAGTTGCAAAGATTGACGCTCACAATATTGAAGGAGTAATCAGTCTAAAAGCAATTGCTCAAAATCAAAGTGAAGTTTTCCAATCCCTTAATTATATCTTTCTTGCTGTCAAAAAAGATAAAGGGAAAAATATGTCTTCTTCAAAACAAGAAAATAAATTTACCCTTCTTCCGAAAGAAACCAAAGTTCTTTCGGAAATTTCTATTAATGTGAATAAAGATGATGCACTGAAAGTGTATCTCTTTATTAAAGACGAAAAAACTGAAAAAGTCATTGCGAAGGATAGTCTGGAAATGAATTCTAAAAATTTCAAAAATGCAGTATCCTATGAGAAAACAACCAACGAAGAGAATATGTTGATGAATAATTTAGTCATTAACGAGACAAAAACAAGAGTTGGAGATGATTTTTACAGGAAACTCTATTCTGTCTTAATGTTAAATGATATGAAATTTGGCTTCAGAATACGTATTGCTGAACTTCCTTCAACAGGTACAAATATGATGCTTCAGATTTTCGCAAATGATGAAAACATTCTCTCCTTTGCTGCCCGACCGGAAGATGATTATTTAGACGATGTAGTAAAACAGTCGATTGCAGGTCTTATCGCATATGATCATGATCGGCAGGTTTCTGATAAAGGTTTTATTTATTAATATAAAAACATTCTCGATGAAAACACTTTTTTTATATCTAGTCTTAGGAATTAGTTTAGTAAGTGCACAACAGTTTTCTTACAAACCGATAAATCCAGCTTTTGGTGGTGATACTTTTAATTACCAGTGGTTGCTAAGCTCAGCTGCTTCGCAAAACCAATTCAAAGGTGATGCTTCAGCTTATAAATCTCTAAATTCTCTAGATAGTTTTACCGAAAGTCTCAACAGACAGTTGTTAAGCCAACTGTCTCAAAAACTTTTTGGAGATCAATTCGGAGATGGAAATTTAAAACCGGGAAATTATACTTTCGGTTCAATGTACGTACAAGTTACGCAGTCTGACAAAGGTTTAATAATAAAAATTTTAAATACATCAACAGGGGAACAATCAGAGATCATAATACCGAACTAAAGAATTAATATCATGAAAAATTTATTAACAATCAAAATTTTACTCCTACTCATTTTTCTAGGTACGATGAACAGTTGTGGTACAATGATGAATCTACCTGCCGAAGGAGATAAATCTACTTTGGGAGAGATGACTCCCTTTACCAAACAACTGAAAGACCTACCTGCACCAGATGAAAAAATTGTTATTGGAGTTTATAAATTCAAAGACCAGACCGGTCAATATAAAATGGCGGAAAATGGAAGTAACTGGAGTACTGCTATTCCGCAAGGAACCACCTCTATTTTACTAAAAGCTTTAGAAGATTCTAAATGGTTTCGTCCAATAGAAAGAGAAAATATCGGAAATCTATTAAATGAACGACAGATCATCAGATCTACCAGAAAAGAATATGAAGTTGCCAGTGATGGGAAAACAGTTATCAGCGATCAACTTCCACCACTACTCTATGCCGGAATCCTTTTGGAAGGTGGAATTGTCTCTTACGATACAAATATAATGACGGGTGGAATTGGAGCAAGATATTTTGGTGTCGGAGGCGGAACTCAGTACAGACAAGATAGGGTTACGGTTTACCTGCGGGTGGTTTCCAGTATGACTGGAGAAATACTTAAAACTGTTTACACTTCTAAAAATATTCTGTCAACTACTGTGAACGGAAGCTTTTTCAGATATATTGATACTGACAGGATTTTAGAAGCTGA is a window from the Kaistella flava (ex Peng et al. 2021) genome containing:
- a CDS encoding CsgE family curli-type amyloid fiber assembly protein; the protein is MKNISKSISLIFLFLFGINSNAQDSNKVVAKIDAHNIEGVISLKAIAQNQSEVFQSLNYIFLAVKKDKGKNMSSSKQENKFTLLPKETKVLSEISINVNKDDALKVYLFIKDEKTEKVIAKDSLEMNSKNFKNAVSYEKTTNEENMLMNNLVINETKTRVGDDFYRKLYSVLMLNDMKFGFRIRIAELPSTGTNMMLQIFANDENILSFAARPEDDYLDDVVKQSIAGLIAYDHDRQVSDKGFIY
- a CDS encoding curli production assembly/transport component CsgF — protein: MKTLFLYLVLGISLVSAQQFSYKPINPAFGGDTFNYQWLLSSAASQNQFKGDASAYKSLNSLDSFTESLNRQLLSQLSQKLFGDQFGDGNLKPGNYTFGSMYVQVTQSDKGLIIKILNTSTGEQSEIIIPN